The sequence below is a genomic window from Polaribacter vadi.
TAGATAATAATATCAAACATTCAATAATAGTTGGTAAAACAAAAACATTAAGCTTTTTATTTTCCTTGTATTTTTCGATTAAGAAACTTGATAAAAAAGAACCAAAGAGAAAGGAAAAAATATAAAGAAAATAAACTGTTCCCTTCCAAAATTTTAAATTTGAAACATCACCAATAAAAAGAGCGAAATGACCTGTAACATTGGTTGTTAGTTGTTTAAAAGCCAAAAAACCTGTAATATTAACCATTCCAGCTACAAAGGACAAAATCGTAGCAATTCGAAGATTGTGTTTTAAAGTTCTACTTTTGCCTTGATGTCTAAACATTTTATTTCCATTTAGTTTGGTTTTTAAAATTGCACATAACGTTTATGTATCAACTTTACGATATTGTATTAGTAATAAATTTATTAAGTAAAGCACAAACTTCAAAATTCCTAAGAAATTCTCTAAGGGAGTTACAACTAACCATAAATTTTATATAGAGTTGTACTGCGTTTAATACATTTTTGATGTAAATATACTCTTAATTGTATCTAATTCTTTTTTGTATTTCAAATCTGTTCTTGATGCAAAATATAAGGTGTTCTCCGTTTTTACGTTTCCTTCCCAAACTAAATTTATTTCGTTTCTTATAATTTGTTCTCGACATAAAAAATCTGGAACTAAAGCAAGTCCATTACCATTGTTTAAACATCTTATAATAGAAGTAATATTTGGTAAAATATAGTTAGGTTTAAAAGCAGGTTTCTTATTAAAATTCTCAAACCAAAAACGTCTAAAATGTTCCATTTCATTTGATGAACTATACCAAACATTTTGAAGCAGTTCGTCTTCTAACTTGTTTAAGTTGTTAGATTTTAGGTATTTTTGTATTTTAGTTACATTCGTTTTATTTCCTGCTACTAAAACGATTCTTTCTTTAGAAAACGGAATATACTCAACTAATGATTTTTTTTCATTCTGTTTTTTAGGTGTTATTACTAAATCTAAAATACCATTGTTTAGGTCTTTTATTAAATCTGTATGAGCTCCAAATCTAGCTACTAGGTCAAAGTCTAGTTTTGGAATTTCGGGTTCAATAATAAGTTGAAACATTTCTGAACACATTCCAATGTTTAGAGATGGATTTTTTTCTTGCGTTGTCTTTTTAAAATGCTGTTCTGCTATTTCAAGTTTTTTTAAAGATTCAATAATATATTCGTATAAAAATTTTCCATCCTCTGTAGGAATCATTTTTCTTGAAGTACGTTCAAAAAGTTTTTTGCCAACATAAGCTTCTAAAGCATTTAAGTGTACACTAACTCCAGGTTGAGAAGCATATAAAGCAATAGAAGCTTTAGTTAAAGTTCCGTTTTCATATATTTCTTTAAATGTTCTGTACCATTCTAAATTTACCATAACTATTAAAATATTAATACAAAGGTATGATTTGTATTATTTTTACAATAATAAATATTGCTTTAATTTTGCCTCAAATAAAAGAAGACACAAATGAAAAATATATTTATAATTAATGGAGGTCATCCATTTGCACATTCTGGAGGAAGATTTAACGAAACACTTTTCGCCAATACAATTTCACATTTTGAATCTTTAGAAGGATTTAAAGTGAAGTCTACTCAAGTAGGTGAAAATTATAAGGTAAAAGAAGAAGTTGAAAAATTTAAGTGGGCAGATTTAGTGATTTATCATACGCCTATTTGGTGGTTTCAAATACCTTTTGGATTTAAAAAATATATAGATGAAGTTTTTACGGAAGGTCATCAAAATGGAATTTATGCAAGCGATGGAAGAAGTCGAAAAAATCCAAACATCAATTACGGAACTGGTGGTTTAATGCACGGAAAAAAATATATACTCACTACAAGTTGGAATGCTCCTAAAACTGCATTTACTTTAGAAAATGAATTTTTTAATCAAAAAAGTGTAGATGAAGGTGCAATGTTTGGGTTTCACAGAATGAATGCTTTTACAGGAATGGAAGTATTAGCAACACATCATTTTCACGATATGGAAAAAAATGCAGATGTTCCTTTTGAATTAAATACTTACAGCACTTTTTTAAATAATGTAATGATTAATTTGTAATTATTGGGTTTCGTTTCGGAAATGGCTAATCCTAAAATATGGCTACAGGTTAAAATTGAATTAAGCTGCTAATTTATAAACGATAATTTGTGTTTTAAAATCTAAAAATAATCGGATTTTTCTTTATCTATATATGGACTTTAACTCTTTGTAATAATATATTATTTTGATGATCAATAACTGAGATTATTTAAAATTCTATTTTTTGTTGTGCGTAGCCTTTTATATTACTGGTTCTCTATCTAAATCGCTATAAGGATAGATTCCTTTTTCTTTTAATAAATTAAATAATTCATCACTTCCATGTTGTCTTGCGTAATCCATTTCACTTCTAAAAATTTGCATACAAAGTAATAAATGATGTTCTCGATTACCTATTTTAAATTTTTTTCCATTTGGCTCATATAAATCAAATACCAAACAAGAATTTTGTTCATTTTCCCCATTTGGTATTTCAATAGTTTCTTTTGGGTTAAGAACAGCTATTGACGAATAATTTCCAATTGATGTTAAGAATCCGCACGCTTTTCTTTCAATGAGATTAAATGGTGTTTGATTATCTTCACTTTCATTATAATCGTGTTTAGTAAAAGCAACTAATTCATAAGTTCCAATTCGGTTTTCTTTTGGTCCATTACCATCTGGATCTAATAACTCCATAGTTGCAAATCCTGTTCCTTTTATGTGTTTAGGAAAATAATACATATCGACTGTTCCACCAATGGCAAAAGGGATAATTGCGTGTCCAACAAGATTATGCATTTCTCCAAGAATATTTTTAAGTCCTTCAGATTTTAACTCGTAATCTTTTTCATATTCTTCTTCATTAAATTCTTTTTCAATTGACTTTTCTTTTTTACCAAATAAACGTTTTAAAAATCCCATAGTTTAATTTCAGTTCAGTTTTTAGGTTACATACAACGGTCTTGTGTATGGAAAGTTGCGTGGTTTGAGGAACTAATTTAGTGAATAATTAACTACCAAAAAAGTCCACGAGTACTTTCGTAAGTAGGCTCTAACTAGCAATGAATTATACACATTGTTAGGCACAGTACTTTTTAGCTAAATATTTGATTCATTATAGATTCAGTTTCTTGAATTCGCACATTTTCGAGCTTTTCTTTTGTTTCTAAATCTATTTTTTTCCAACCATAATAGTAATCATAAATCCAGAAATTTTCATTTTCAGAATTTGTCTGAATATAAACAGTTCCCCATTTTTTATTTTCGGCGTAACTACCATAGTTTATAGAAACTCTAAATTTTAGATTTGGTTCAGGATGTTCTTTTTTTTCAGGTAATTGAGTTAATTCAACTCCATCCCAATATTCTTTATAATATGCAATTTGTTCGTCTAATTTTATTTCGTGTCCAGTTAGTTTTCGATAATAGCTTGTTAAAATAATTCCAGACATATCATCAGGATGATAAATTCCAATGCTATTAAAATATTTAGATAAATCAGAACCTTTCCATAGTCGCCAATTATTTCGCATTCCGATTCCAAGTCCGAAATGAGATTCTGAGGTGAAATCGTTTTCAGATTTTTTCTTAATTTCTAATTTCAGAGAGTCAGATAGATTAAAATCAATTTGAGTAAGAGCTTCGTCTAAATTTTTTGGAACATAACTTTCGTTAAGTATTTTTTCAGATTTTAAAGGTGTTGAATTTTTGCAACTAATTAAAGTTGCTATTGCAATAAATAATGTTGTTAGCAGTTTTTCTCGCATTGTGCCTAACTCATTATATAACAACTTTTATTACTCATATCCCTTAAAATTAACGTGATATAGCAATTTTTATGTTACTGTTAGTCTGTAAATATAATTAAATTTTATAGTATTTAAAGTTGATCTACAATTTTCACATCAACCTTATACAAAGTATCAAAAATTTCAAAAATGTTTTCAGCTTCTTTTTTTCTGATAGAAATAATAAACTCGCAAGCCAATTCCATTTTTTGATTTTCGAGTGTAATGTTTTTCTCTTTGATAATTCGCATTACTTTATTCATCATATCGTACTCAAAGTTGAGTTGAAAAAAGATATCAATGGTTTTTTCTACGATGGTTGAGGTTTCCAAAGTAAGTTGAGCAGAAGTTTTGTAGGCGTTTATCAAACCACCAACACCTAATTTTGTGCCACCAAAATAACGTACAGAAACAATTAAAATATTGGTAACATCAAAAGATTGAATTTGCCCATAAATAGGCATTCCAGCAGAATTGTTGGGTTCTCCATCATCATTGGCTCTATATTTTATGTCTTCGATACCAATTTGATACGCATAACAAAAATGACGAGCTGTATGATGTTTTTTCTTTAATTCCTCTAAACAATCTTTTACATCATCTTCATGAAGCACAGGAAAAGCGTAGCCAAAAAACTTACTATTTCTATCTTTAAAAAGCGTTTCTTCTGAGGGTTTTAAAATTGTTTTATAACTATCATTTTCCATTAGGCTAAAGCTACAATTACAATTCCTACAATTGCTAAAGTGACTCCAATTTTATTTTTGATGCTAAATTGTTCTTTAAAAATTAGAATCCCCACCAAAGTAGATAGAATTACAGTCCCAACATTATTTATGGTAAATAATGTAGAACTTTCAAAGCCTTCTGTTTGCAAAGCTTTTATTAAAAAAACAATCGAAAAATAATTCGGAATTCCTAATGCAATTCCTGCAATCACATTTTTAAAACCAAAAGCCTCTCTTTTTTTGAATGCTTGTATTAATAAAATAGAAAGCGAAAAAATGGCTGCAATACCAAACAAACTTCCAGAAAAAATGGAAACGTCACTTTTTGGCACAAACATAACTTCCATATATTTTAAAGTGGTATCAATAGTTCCTGAACCTAAAAAAAGTAAAATAGGGAAGAGCAAACCTGCATTTTTGGTGGCTATTTTATCTTCTTTTACAGAAGCTAAATACACAGCAATTAGAGCAATGATAATTCCAATAACTTTTAAAAATGTAACAGATTCATTGTATAAAAATACTCCAAAAAAAACAGGGATTACTACTGACATTTTTCCTGCAACAGAAGCTGCAGAAACT
It includes:
- a CDS encoding LysR family transcriptional regulator; the protein is MVNLEWYRTFKEIYENGTLTKASIALYASQPGVSVHLNALEAYVGKKLFERTSRKMIPTEDGKFLYEYIIESLKKLEIAEQHFKKTTQEKNPSLNIGMCSEMFQLIIEPEIPKLDFDLVARFGAHTDLIKDLNNGILDLVITPKKQNEKKSLVEYIPFSKERIVLVAGNKTNVTKIQKYLKSNNLNKLEDELLQNVWYSSSNEMEHFRRFWFENFNKKPAFKPNYILPNITSIIRCLNNGNGLALVPDFLCREQIIRNEINLVWEGNVKTENTLYFASRTDLKYKKELDTIKSIFTSKMY
- a CDS encoding NAD(P)H-dependent oxidoreductase, with the protein product MKNIFIINGGHPFAHSGGRFNETLFANTISHFESLEGFKVKSTQVGENYKVKEEVEKFKWADLVIYHTPIWWFQIPFGFKKYIDEVFTEGHQNGIYASDGRSRKNPNINYGTGGLMHGKKYILTTSWNAPKTAFTLENEFFNQKSVDEGAMFGFHRMNAFTGMEVLATHHFHDMEKNADVPFELNTYSTFLNNVMINL
- a CDS encoding suppressor of fused domain protein; this translates as MGFLKRLFGKKEKSIEKEFNEEEYEKDYELKSEGLKNILGEMHNLVGHAIIPFAIGGTVDMYYFPKHIKGTGFATMELLDPDGNGPKENRIGTYELVAFTKHDYNESEDNQTPFNLIERKACGFLTSIGNYSSIAVLNPKETIEIPNGENEQNSCLVFDLYEPNGKKFKIGNREHHLLLCMQIFRSEMDYARQHGSDELFNLLKEKGIYPYSDLDREPVI
- a CDS encoding DUF6794 domain-containing protein, with amino-acid sequence MREKLLTTLFIAIATLISCKNSTPLKSEKILNESYVPKNLDEALTQIDFNLSDSLKLEIKKKSENDFTSESHFGLGIGMRNNWRLWKGSDLSKYFNSIGIYHPDDMSGIILTSYYRKLTGHEIKLDEQIAYYKEYWDGVELTQLPEKKEHPEPNLKFRVSINYGSYAENKKWGTVYIQTNSENENFWIYDYYYGWKKIDLETKEKLENVRIQETESIMNQIFS
- a CDS encoding IMPACT family protein, whose translation is MENDSYKTILKPSEETLFKDRNSKFFGYAFPVLHEDDVKDCLEELKKKHHTARHFCYAYQIGIEDIKYRANDDGEPNNSAGMPIYGQIQSFDVTNILIVSVRYFGGTKLGVGGLINAYKTSAQLTLETSTIVEKTIDIFFQLNFEYDMMNKVMRIIKEKNITLENQKMELACEFIISIRKKEAENIFEIFDTLYKVDVKIVDQL
- a CDS encoding EamA family transporter, coding for MIYLFFSILISTGLFVIFKYFGIYKVDILKAIFINYIVAFSLGFAFAEREFSFAEIPSQPWFFGAVFLGALFVAIFFVMAMTAQRNGVSAASVAGKMSVVIPVFFGVFLYNESVTFLKVIGIIIALIAVYLASVKEDKIATKNAGLLFPILLFLGSGTIDTTLKYMEVMFVPKSDVSIFSGSLFGIAAIFSLSILLIQAFKKREAFGFKNVIAGIALGIPNYFSIVFLIKALQTEGFESSTLFTINNVGTVILSTLVGILIFKEQFSIKNKIGVTLAIVGIVIVALA